One Rosa chinensis cultivar Old Blush chromosome 5, RchiOBHm-V2, whole genome shotgun sequence genomic region harbors:
- the LOC112165381 gene encoding F-box/FBD/LRR-repeat protein At1g78750: MSKSKARVKDRISALPDEVLCKVLSCLDIRYAVRTTVLSPRWNNLWTSLPNLCFCNDYFIDDDAFMTFVDRVLFFRDSSDIKKFCLDFDEPKEENFCRIESWICTAIRRNVVELDLSVNLYPDYKTFELPRSLFTCKTLEVLSLKSNFIANPPKSGCFPSLKVLEVLVRYPDLDNSSLEQIFAYCPVLEDLRIEGSLGECCDVLDFKISAPELKRLTIGLDIDSFDDEKYNFYINAPKLEVFNLPAGDSSVFSFEINAKSLFKANINLSSCCIHFDSTNGLLEAISNVKQLSLSTRNLEGGVPAFDNLNHLELILGGSTCWRYLIEFLKRSPNLEHLVIKHDCGFKHEDFTPLEFVPVCMLSHLKTITIASFRGSQDNMRVAQYLLKYSEVLNKMIFTISEGLPNAEEKALYKEFLMFERGSKTCQVEIYN, encoded by the exons ATGTCAAAGAGTAAAGCAAGAGTTAAAGATAGGATTAGTGCATTACCTGATGAAGTTCTTTGTAAGGTTCTTTCCTGCCTTGATATACGATATGCTGTGAGGACCACCGTTTTGTCCCCGAGATGGAACAACCTATGGACCTCTCTTCCCAACTTATGCTTTTGCAATGATTATTTCATTGATGATGATGCTTTCATGACGTTTGTGGATCGTGTTCTTTTCTTTCGCGACTCCTCAGACATCAAAAAATTCTGTCTTGACTTCGACGAACCCAAGGAGGAAAATTTCTGTCGTATTGAAAGTTGGATATGTACAGCCATTAGGCGGAATGTTGTTGAACTTGATCTTTCTGTCAATTTATATCCAGACTATAAGACTTTTGAATTGCCTCGAAGTCTTTTCACTTGCAAAACACTAGAGGTGTTGAGCCTGAAGTCAAATTTTATTGCAAATCCTCCAAAATCTGGGTGTTTCCCAAGTCTCAAGGTACTCGAAGTTCTAGTTCGTTATCCTGACCTTGATAACTCGTCATTAGAACAGATTTTCGCTTACTGTCCTGTGCTCGAGGATTTGAGAATTGAAGGATCTCTTGGGGAGTGTTGTGATGTTTTGGATTTCAAAATCTCTGCACCTGAACTGAAAAGATTAACAATAGGATTGGACATTGACAGTTTTGATGATGAGAAgtataatttttatattaatGCTCCAAAACTAGAAGTCTTTAACCTCCCTGCGGGTGATTCGTCAGTGTTTTCATTTGAGATCAATGCAAAATCCCTCTTCAAAGCCAATATCAATCTTTCTAGCTGTTGTATACATTTTGACAGTACaaatggacttctggaagccatctcCAATGTCAAACAGTTGTCTCTTTCAACTCGTAATTTGGAG GGTGGTGTACCTGCTTTTGATAATCTGAACCATTTGGAACTGATTCTTGGTGGTTCTACCTGTTGGCGATATCTAATAGAGTTTCTCAAGAGATCACCGAATCTAGAACATCTTGTTATCAAACAT GATTGCGGATTCAAGCATGAGGACTTTACTCCTCTAGAGTTTGTGCCTGTTTGTATGTTGTCACATCTCAAGACTATTACCATAGCAAGCTTCAGGGGAAGTCAGGATAATATGAGAGTAGCTCAGTATTTGCTAAAGTACAGTGAAGTTTTGAATAAGATGATTTTTACCATTTCAGAAGGTCTTCCGAATGCAGAAGAGAAGGCATTGTACAAAGAATTTTTAATGTTCGAACGGGGTTCAAAGACTTGTCAAGTTGAAATATATAACTAG
- the LOC112203432 gene encoding uncharacterized protein LOC112203432 yields the protein MDLQGDSAKDRGRFFPLKESYRKDDVQAPLLMQPVLPVFEGINTTRLSWLTGEVTRLGAVAFHGGTDYMLAECWIENMETYFKMIICTDVERWIVATFLLQDEAKQWWDFVVKTKDVATLTWRCFVGLFRDMYFPASAREQLGIDFISLVQGTMSVRDYEARFSQLYRFVWPMDAEKLARRFEQGLNYEIRERMIILRLPTVAMILDRAIAIERELQASREESSIVGDFRGKGKAIAEGSNAPGTQDGSRKRQKTCQQAPVGVAAEPTWIAPVGQAVPLRCFNCNELGHVARNCVKPKCRKCYKCGLKGHVVRELLQSQEF from the exons ATGGATCTTCAGGGAGACAGTGCTAAGGATAGAGGCAGATTTTTCCCTCTGAAGGAGTCTTATCGGAAAGATGATGTGCAAGCACCGCTTTTGATGCAGCCTGTTCTGCCTGTTTTTGAGGGCATCAATACTACTCGCCTATCATGGTTGACTGGGGAAGTTACTAGATTGGGAGCAGTCGCATTTCATGGTGGTACAGATTACATGTTAGCCGAATGCTGGATCGAGAATATGGAGACCTATTTTAAGATGATTATCTGTACTGACGTTGAGAGGTGGATAGTAGCTACATTTCTCCTCCAGGATGAGGCAAAGCAGTGGTGGGATTTTGTAGTGAAGACAAAGGATGTGGCCACCTTGACCTGGAGATGTTTTGTTGGACTCTTTCGAGATATGTATTTTCCGGCTTCTGCTAGAGAGCAATTGGGGATCGACTTTATCTCACTAGTTCAAGGAACTATGAGTGTCAGAGACTATGAGGCTCGATTTTCACAACTGTATCGGTTTGTCTGGCCGATGGATGCAGAAAAGTTGGCTCGTAGGTTCGAACAAGGATTGAACTATGAGATCAGGGAGAGGATGATTATCCTTCGACTGCCTACTGTGGCAATGATATTGGATAGGGCTATAGCAATCGAGCGGGAACTCCAGGCTTCTCGTGAGGAGTCATCAATCGTAGGAGATTTCCgaggaaagggaaaggcaattgcGGAAGGCAGTAATGCACCAGGTACTCAAGATGGGTCTCGGAAAAGACAGAAGACTTGTCAGCAGGCTCCTGTTGGTGTAGCCGCTGAACCTACTTGGATTGCACCTGTTGGGCAAGCTGTGCCTTTGAGATGTTTTAACTGCAACGAGTTGGGGCATGTGGCTAGGAATTGTGTGAAGCCGAAGTGCAGGAAATGTTACAAGTGTGGGCTGAAGGGACATGTTGTTCGGGAGT tgTTGCAGTCACAAGAGTTTTAG